The genomic DNA CACATCCTACGGCtgtcaattaatttttctttttaatggtTTTCACATCAAAAAGCCTCTCTTTCCTCTATCTCTTCTCCCTCAATTCCACATCAAAAAGTTCGAAACTTGATcagtttttcttctctctctcctctcattTTCCAGAAACCAtttcaatttcaccaaaaaaaaaaaaaaaataaataaataaatctggctctctctcctctttcaaCTCTGCACTCGTTAGTCCCTTTTAGCGGGGGTCTCCTCAAGCCTTCGAGTGATCtattgcttttttctttttctccttgaaTGGGTTTCACGTTAAAtcacaaatttcacaaatttcttctctctctgcaATCTATTGCTTGGCGGTTCGGAAATTTTAATTTCTGGGTTAGAGTAAATTATGTCtcttaattttaactcaattggagcaatactccatcaactcatcaaaacgtgcagatccttcaactaaaaatctattctccctcaactttaattcaattggagaaataattctttaactttaacccaattgtagtaatgatccttccaacataactcgttttgacaaaattttttacgtagttgacgaaaatgaccataattacactttgatgagttgaggaaacccttattatataaataggtattccaacataacttattttgacaaaattttaacgaaattgatgaaaataaCTATATCTACACATTTTaataagttgagggaccaatagtaatgaatttttagttgaaaaatcattgctccaatttaattaaagttaaaagATCATTTCTACAATTTACTCTTGGGTTATAAGCGTGTTCAGAAAATACCCAAACATTGAAATAAATTGCTTGGAGAGTGAGAAATGGTGAAGAGAAGATGGTAAATGAGAGAGGCGTTTCGTTTCGTACAGAGAGGAAAAATAATTCCAACTAACCCTGACCGTTCAGTTTTTATCAAACGCTTATTCTTGAAGGATCCCGACCCGAGGATCTCCCGGGAacggatccggagaggattcgAGTCCATTTACGGGCAGGGGAAAGGAGAGATTTTTCTGTGTAACTAGAACACGGATGATACGCACTATGTGTTACTATATAAATAATGAGATATATGTgttcaaaaattaataatttaaaaataaaatctcacgGATCAAAACTCCGAAAATAACACGGAACAAATAAAGAGTCACGAATTCGGTCTTGTTTTGTTGGGGAGGGTGAAACTGGTAGGGTAGGGCAACAAGCTAAGAGCAGCTACTGTAAGAGATTTTCCTGGGGATTTTTCGAGTAggtttttgggtgtgaacatttGAATGTCAAGGCATTCCCCATGGCTTTTAagaatatcacaatgaattctCAACGGACAACGGCCAGAGATTCTGTAAATATCCAGTCACTAATCATACAAAACATTTCAAAGTTGGGGGTTAAATTGGAAAGCCGACATCggttaataataattttctccATCACCCCCAAAACCCACTTCCTCTAACCAGACCAAATCGTTCCCTGAATATTTGGGTTTAATAGTAATCGTAATTCCCACACAAAACTACATGACCAAAATCCTCCATCTGATTCTTCTAGTGCACGCAACAAATGTAAACCGTTAAGTCCTCTTCGGGCAGAGACTCACTTCCCACCCATCGACATTCTACTCCGGAAACAAACAGACAAGGAAAAGTTCAAACCTAACCCTCTTGACTTTCATCCTTGGCTAGCCTGATCATGTCATCAATTCGGAGAATTGTAATAGCTGCTTCAGTTGCAAACTGCCAAACCAAAAAAGTTTCAAGTTTACAATCATTGCAAGGCTGTTAGTTATCTATCTTCACAGATTATCCTAAATTATTACTGATTTGTATGTAGGATTTGGTACCTGAATGATCTTCACTTTACTCATTGCAGGCTCAATGACTCCGGCTTCTAGGTTGTTACGAACTTCTCCCTTTAATAGGTCCAAGCCCATGCTGCAACAATAGTAGAGCATTCACCATAAGTATGCAGTCACAGAATGTGCAAGGATTTTATGCACCCAAGAATCATATGACGGAATATAATTTTAGTTGCACTGTTATCATATTGGCTTACTTTTGTAAGTCTATTGTTGCATATGAGCAAGTATAATGACAATGCTACAGAATTCAATATACAGACACCGCAAACAATGACAACTGTGGAAaccaataatataaaattgggCAGAATGCCCCGACAATACTCAGAAAATACCTAGAATAATCCTTATCCTTCTTGTCAGTCCTGTTTGTTGCCTTGGTTTGTGCCCTGTGGTGGTTGGCCCGTAGTATTGAAACTAAATCTGTAGAATCCTTGGCAGCATTGACAGCAAGAACCTAAACCAGATAAAAGTCGCAATAGAAACTCCATTAACATACGAAAAATAGCAGAACACAACAAAAATACACAATTTGCAATAAGATGTTTAGAACCTTTGGTATAATCAACAAAGATTCAGCAAACTCGGCAATTGCCAACTGCTCACGTGATCCTAATGTTGTAGCAAAACCCTCCAAATACAGAGACAATGCAGACTCAACTGCACCTCCACCTGGTACTACCTGTATGGTAAATACATCAACGAATTAGATATGCAAATAACAAGAAACTCTCAATAAAAAGACAACACCAAACTCAGTGGTGAAACCTTCACAGTTTTATCTTCATATTTCCATTGAAAAATACATTTCAAGTTCTTCCACACCTCCCCCAAAAAATTGCATTGgacaaatcaaataaataaccATAAAACCCATTTCGCATGAAAAAAATAcctcattaataaaaaatagcgTCAAATATAATTTAGTTCAGAAGAAAGTAAATTTAAAATGGTTCTGATCCTTTTCTTATCACTTATGTAGTAAATAAATTATACCGTGTTAGATTCTAGAGTCCTCTTGACAATAGACAAAGCATCATGAAGAGCTCTTTCCATCTCATCAAGCATATAGTCATTTGCACCTCTGAGAATCAACGACACCTGAAAAGaatatattcagaaaatcaGTCCATACCATAAGATTATAGATAATGTCCTACATATAAAAGTATAAACTTCACAATAACTTGAAGCAATTAGAACTCAACGTCAAGCAcggaaaaatgttaaaaattaattaaactcacTGCACTGTTATTTTTGGTTCCTTTTATCAAAATCACATCATCATCAGAAATGCGCTCCTCCACAACTTCATCTGCAGATCCAAGAAGTGACGTATCAAACGTTTCCTCCCCTTCCATATCAGCGAAAGTTGAAACCTACAggtaaaaaacaaaaccaagatGACATAATTATACAACATATGGATCTACTTtctgataaataaataaaaaagacataAATACAACATTTGTGAACAAGTTGATTGCTTTCGGTTAAGTATTGTTTAGTACTACACCGATGTATTGTTTCAAGAGTTCACTGATGTATTGTTTTCAAGTATTCCACCGAAAATTTACGTTTAGCTTCTTCACAAAATTTTTTTGCATATTTATGTATTGTTTTCAATTTATAGGCTGATGATCAGGACATGACACATGATGATTCCAAAAGAAAATAGTATTGCAAAAGAAACTATTTCCATTGAACACGAGTGATAGCTGTACTCCAAAATAAatccaaatgaaaattaatctGCTAGACAATTATACAATTAGAGAAGCACATGAAGAATATTACCATTGTTGCACCTGTAGCCTTAGCAACATGGCGCATATCTTCTTTCTGAACACGTCTGACTGCAATAGCCCCAGCCTCCACAAAATACTGAAATTACAATCAAGGATATAAAGTTTATGCAATTGCCAAGCTTAGTACACCTGGTGCATGTGATAAACATTCATATACCCACGCCGGAAATATATAGAAGTAcatttgtattttgtattttcatAGCTCATTGTATGCCGAATAACAATAAAGGAGTTAAAATAAAGAGAGTACAACTACTAGTTCATCTCATAACATGGTTATGTTGAGACCTCAAACTTCTGCATTTCTGTATTAAACAACAGCATATCTTATAGGCATAAACACGTATTGAAGAGGATAAGAGTAACATATCGTAAAGATGATACACAATTTTCAAACAAGAGAAcctacaaaagaaaaacaattgcCAAAAACATTAACCGTGAGTGTTCAGCCATTCAAATTTTTGGGCATATGACCAAGCTAAAATTAACCCATAATATATAAAGACTtaaaaataatgataataaggGAGCTGCTATTTGCAATCCATAAAAATCATCATGCACTccttaggaaaaaaaaaaaacaaaataaaagagagtGCAGGATATTTTATTAGAGTGTTAATAATCTAGtacttcaaaataaaaaagttagaGAAACAAATCACAAAAGAATCTTGCCTTGAGTGCCATGTCGTCAATCCCTTTTGTGGTCAGAATAACATTTGCTCCAACTTTCAGAAGTTTCTCAATACGCTCTTTTGTCATATCAGCTTCTCTGCAGAGATAAATATCATCAGTACATTGCCAAACGTACAATTAAGCATCAAAAGATGTCTTTTTATGACATAACAATCCATCAATAAAGAAAAGTGATTGAAATCCTTTCCCAAGCATAAGCAATCCCAAACCTATCTGTTTGAGACAGTTAACATCTGCACAAGCAAATTCCATAATTCTATTTGGGCGTATCAATTTCAGTGATTAAAGGGCAATTGAGCTAAGTCTTCTTAGCAGTATTGAGAAAAGGATTGCATAATATATCAGCAGAATCACCTATTCTATACCACAGCATGCCAACTGTGTTCATACCCTCCAACGCATGCTATGGACAGGGTCTGCAAAGCTGGCTGTGTGATATACATATACAATGATATGACATATacaacttaaaaagaaaaataaggtcCATCATCTTATCACCTTTGGCGAATCTTTTCAAGCTCCCTGGGATCACTAACTAAAACTTGGACACCCATTTGCATTTTGGTCTTCTGAAGATTAAAGTCAAGACAGGCAATCTTCGCAGGGGAAACTCTCAGTGGCATTCCTTGTGCAGCACGGCCTGTATTTAGTGCATAACCAGTTAAGAGATAGCTATCTCTTGCACTTTTTCCATGAGCTTTCAAAATATTAATCCCCTGAAAATCAAAAGAGCAACTAAGACAAAGTACAAAGGTAAATAcaaacaaaagatagaataaCATAAGGAAGCATATGAGCACATGACGAAACTTCATGACCCCGTATACACAACTACTAAGTACCAACCTTGATTGGGTACTTGACTTCCCCCCGAGCATTGGTCATCTTTACAGCTTGTACTGCATCTACAACCTAGAAAAACCAATTATATACTAGTATCGTTAAAACAcacaaggagaaaaaaaaaaaaaaaaaaaaaaacctaagggTTTAACTTTTGCTCCTGAAACCACAGATAAGATTTGCCAATTAATAAACTTTACACGAGAAAGGAGTTCATATGGGTGATAAATCCAGCACCAATTAGCCCTTAAGAAGATAAAATTTCAATCCAAACAGCATACCATATTTGCAAAGAAGTCACTGTCACCACCTATCAACTTTGAGGACATGCTTGTCTTTGCACAATTTACTAGAGAATCTTTTCCAAGCTTGTCAACCTGGAAAAATCAAAACACAATCAATTAAACAAACAGGAACGCTTTTTGTATAAAATGTTTTACAGATGAACCACAAAATTTCTACATGTCAAATCATATGGCCTAGAGACTATCATGAATTGTGACTATGAACATATGAGCAGTGAGCCTTCTTGGCAAGAGTCAATTGAATATCCAAAACTATTAATTTCTGTTCACAATGTATGCAACCCTTCCAAACCTCTAAAAAAGTTTAAGAGAGAATTCCTGCATACTCTGTATGGCCAAagtgaaatttaatccaacaacaAGAGACCCTTCTACTACACACATCGAAAGAAGATTTCTCTGAAGGGGCCTCACCTTCACAGCTAACTTTTCCTCAACATATTTGCATGCTTCCCTCATAGCAAGCTGTACAGAGGGTGATATGATCAAACATAAGAGGTTCAAATACAATAGAAAAGCATCATGTTATAAGCCACAAAATATTTTAGAAGCAAATGCAGTTGCTAAATATGGAATctgaaacagaaaagaaacaagaagaGGTGCTCACTCTGTAACCACTGATTATGGATGTTGGGTGAATCTTATTCCTTACAAGATCATTTGCTCTCTGCAGAATTAGAAGCAAACCGttgattcctagttaaaatctTTTAGAGCATAAGATGCTTCTAGAAAAGCATATGGGGTGAGGAGAAAAACCAGACAGGATTACCTTAAGCAACTCTGCAGCTATAATGACCACTGACGTTGTCCCATCTCCAACTTCTCGATCTTGAAGCTCAGCCAACTCCACAAGCACCTACGCACGTATAAATGCATTTTCAGACATGTATAAATGCATCTATAGTATAATATTTGCAAGAAATAACCAACTTTTACACACCTTGGCAGCAGGATGCTCAACTTCTAACATCTTGAGTATAGTAGCTCCATCATTAGTAATAGTCACATCACCGATATCGTCGACAAGCATCTGCAATGACCAACCAATAAACATAGTAAACCAGCTGAAACCCTTGCATACTTAATTTATAATATTGTGCAATTGGGCTGTAAGATTCAGTCTTCCACTTGAAAAACATCAACTCCACTAGTGATTTGAAGCATACGAATTCACCATaaggacaaaaataaaagaatgaaaCTCCACACCACCATGAGGGGCCCCTTTTTGAGTGATTATGGACGAGCCAAAATCACTTATAGAGTGCTTAGCAAAAATTGAACAGTGATTtaatgagatttaaaatcactTGAAGTAATTTTATGAAGAAGCCCGAGTAAGGTGCTTCTCCTTGGAAGTGAATTTTTTGAAGAATCAGGGAATCTTACAGGGCTTCTAATCAAACTTTTGAGATACCAAAATCACTAACGAGTAAAAGCACTTCTATAGAAGCACTATTAAtggcaaacataaaaaattaactgAAATTTTGAAGCTTTTAAGTAGTAAAGTACACCAAACAACATTACTAGTGGTATAAAGTAGAAATAAGTCAACTGAAACCTCATACGCACATAACATCTCAGATTCAtgcaaatatacatatatatatatagagagagagagagagagagagagagaccttgtCGAGGCCAACGGGGCCGAGTGAGGACTTGACGATGTTTGCAACAGCTTGGCAGGCCATCACTGTGTTCATCAAAATAAAGTCGGACAAAATTAGCAGCATTTCAGTAAGAAACCTAAAATGGAAAACCCacaagggggagagagagagtaccattTTGGGTGCGGACGTCCTGACCGTACTGACGGTCGCCCAAGATATCGGGGGTCTGAGAGGACATGGTCAtcgaacagagagagagagagcagaaaCCCTAGATAAACCCTAGATCGGATCTTTGGAGGAAGGGAACCAAATGAGGGAGAAGTAGAAGGTGTTCAGTGTAAAAGCTGCCAGTCCCGAATGTCCACAATACACCCAAACGCAAAAGCACTTCTTGCTTCGGCAGTTCAAAACGGCCTGCGCCAATTTTGCCACACTGCGCAAAAACGGAAGGGTTTCATGTGCGACGACGTCGTTTTATTCAGAGTCCACAATACATCCTAAATAAAGCCCGTTATTCCATGTAGGCTGCGTTATGGGCCTGGACCTCTTTATCTTTACACTTTTTCGTTTTCGGATCTTATTAACTCCCTCCAAAATAAAAggtgtttattattattttttttaatacatcgatatttttacattaaataaaatgggagttcggctaagccacacaaaggacaacctaatttggtatcgaattgcTCTCCTACAATGCCCTAGGTCTGCTGCTACGTTATTTTCGAGCTCATTGGGACTTCAAACTAGGTGAAACGGAGATGACGGGTTGCAATAATGTTGGCACATATGGCTAGTTCTCTATCGAAAGAGAACTTCGATCTGGTGTTAGTATTGCTTTGGAGTATTTGGAAGGAACGAAATGCATGCATTGCTTTGGAAGGGATCGGCCTTACCCCTAGTGGGCAATGGAAACTCAATTACAAGCTCAAGCATGGCTGCTTGAATACAAAAGATGGCATGATGTGAAGTCGAAGTGCAGAACAGACAGGTTACATGAATGGAAGAAACTGGAGGAAGGATGGATTAAATGTAATTTTGATGGCGCTTTGGACGAGAACGGAGCATTATGAGGCATTGGGGTGGTGGTCGTCAGGAATGCCTTAGGGGAGTTCATTGCTGCCATCGTGAAGAAATTAGGCAAGGTCAGCTTGCCCATGCTTCCCAAGGTTGCTAACTTGTTGCTGCTCGTGAAGCAGCTCTGTTTGCATAGTAGTGGTCGACGGCACAGGTTGAAATAGAGGGTGATGCTCTAGTGGTAATTTCTGTAGTCTAACTCAATGTAGCAGCTAACAACGACCCCTTTGGACATCTCTTGGATTATACACGCAAGATATTGCAGTCCTTCACGAAGTGGAAAGCTTCTTGCAGACAAAAAGAGGCGAATAAGGTGGCTCATCGTTTAGCTAGGCTAAGTTTAAATTTAGAACATCCAGTTTCATTGTTTGAGGAACCTCCCAATGTAATTTCCGATCTTCTATCGGAGGATAGTATTATTAGTTAAGTTGTTGGTGCGGGATACTCTTCTTTTCTTCGACCAGGATAAAATATCCGATAAGCCCATTATTAGCACAATATCCTCTGGTTGTACGTATACCCCTTTATTTAATGAACATCAtccttgaatttcaaaaaataaaaataaaaaaaaaaaaaaaaaaatatcatatcaCTAAATTGCTACTCCTGATGG from Pyrus communis chromosome 17, drPyrComm1.1, whole genome shotgun sequence includes the following:
- the LOC137722567 gene encoding T-complex protein 1 subunit alpha-like, whose amino-acid sequence is MTMSSQTPDILGDRQYGQDVRTQNVMACQAVANIVKSSLGPVGLDKMLVDDIGDVTITNDGATILKMLEVEHPAAKVLVELAELQDREVGDGTTSVVIIAAELLKRANDLVRNKIHPTSIISGYRLAMREACKYVEEKLAVKVDKLGKDSLVNCAKTSMSSKLIGGDSDFFANMVVDAVQAVKMTNARGEVKYPIKGINILKAHGKSARDSYLLTGYALNTGRAAQGMPLRVSPAKIACLDFNLQKTKMQMGVQVLVSDPRELEKIRQREADMTKERIEKLLKVGANVILTTKGIDDMALKYFVEAGAIAVRRVQKEDMRHVAKATGATMVSTFADMEGEETFDTSLLGSADEVVEERISDDDVILIKGTKNNSAVSLILRGANDYMLDEMERALHDALSIVKRTLESNTVVPGGGAVESALSLYLEGFATTLGSREQLAIAEFAESLLIIPKVLAVNAAKDSTDLVSILRANHHRAQTKATNRTDKKDKDYSSMGLDLLKGEVRNNLEAGVIEPAMSKVKIIQFATEAAITILRIDDMIRLAKDESQEG